The genomic segment ATATTGAATAGATGCTTAATTGATTATCTTTATCTTTAAGCATGTGAAAACCCCCCTCTGGTTATAGTCTGGTAACTATATTATATCAGTTCAGGGGGGTTTTTACTATACATTTATCCATAATTTTAGTAAATCTGTTAACTTTTATAATATGTTTTTCAGTGGTCTCGGACCGTCCCTACTGACTCACTTTTATGTATTTATAGCCTTCATTTATGGATATGGTAATTATACCGCCATTATTTATTTTAAATTTATAAAAGTATTGAATATTATCAAAAACCCAGCATAAAGCTGCCTTAATAACTCCTTCATGAGTTATTACTAAGATATTCTCTTTCTCTTTTTTAGTTATTTCTCCTAGAAAATCTACAACTCTCAAATAAAAATTTTTTAAACTTTCTCCCTCTGGAATTTCATAATTAATATAATCTTCTGACCAAAGTTTAGTTTCATTAAAGTATATATTAGCTATTTCTTCATAGGATTTTCCCGCAAATATTCCAAAATTATATTCTTCTATCCTAGAGTCTTCTATTCCTTTTAATTCTAATAATTCTATAGTTTCTTGAGTCCTTTTAAGAGGGCTTACATATATCTTTCTAAAGGATTTACTATATATGTTTTCTTTCAATCCTAATATCTCACTTCTTCCTTTTTTTGAAAGTGTAGCTTCTTTTCTACTATATACTTTTTTTATATTATCCTCAGTTTCACCATGACGTAGAAAAATTATATCCATGATAACATCACCAAAAAAGTCAATAATGAGATTATTTCACATAATTCGATATTAGCACCTAAGACATCTCCCGTAAAACCTTCTATAATTTTATAGGATTTATATGTAATGATTAATACAGCTAATAATGAGGTGATTATTGATACTAAAAATAATGGATCTATTAAAAGTACAATAATACTGTATATCGTACCACCTACTAATGCATATTTTTTTGGATTACTACTACTAAACATATCCCCTATACCACCTGACCTAGCATTTTTACCAAAAGACATAATTATAGCTGCCATGAACCGACCATTTCCACAGGATAATGCTAAATATAATGGAACCTTTCCATTTAAACTTGAAATAGTTATATATTTTAAAAGAATAACTAATACTACTCCTACTACTCCAAAGGTTCCTGCCCTACTATCTTTCATTATATCCAAAACTCTTTCCTTTTCACGGGCTGAAAAAAAACCATCAAAAGTATCAGAAATTCCATCTAAATGTAATCCACCAGTCAATATTATAATACTGACTACTGCTAAAAAAGAAGCTATATCCTTATTTATATTTAAAAACAAATAGTATATTAAACCACTAATACCACCAATAATCATACCTGTGAAAGGAAAGAAAAATGTACTTTTGGATAAATTATCTTCATTAAATTCTACAGGTATATTAATGGGTATTCTTGTAAGAAATTGAACGGAAAGTATTAGCCCTTTTATCATCTTATTTTCACCGGTATACCACAACATACCAGATATACCTCATCAGATAAAGAAGCAATCCTTTGATTTATTCTTCCTTGTATATCCCTAAAAACTCTTCCTATATGATTCTCGGGCACTAAAGAATATCCTATTTCATTAGTAACTAAAACCAAATTGTAATCCTT from the Tissierellales bacterium genome contains:
- a CDS encoding histidine phosphatase family protein, which codes for MDIIFLRHGETEDNIKKVYSRKEATLSKKGRSEILGLKENIYSKSFRKIYVSPLKRTQETIELLELKGIEDSRIEEYNFGIFAGKSYEEIANIYFNETKLWSEDYINYEIPEGESLKNFYLRVVDFLGEITKKEKENILVITHEGVIKAALCWVFDNIQYFYKFKINNGGIITISINEGYKYIKVSQ
- the cobS gene encoding adenosylcobinamide-GDP ribazoletransferase, translating into MLWYTGENKMIKGLILSVQFLTRIPINIPVEFNEDNLSKSTFFFPFTGMIIGGISGLIYYLFLNINKDIASFLAVVSIIILTGGLHLDGISDTFDGFFSAREKERVLDIMKDSRAGTFGVVGVVLVILLKYITISSLNGKVPLYLALSCGNGRFMAAIIMSFGKNARSGGIGDMFSSSNPKKYALVGGTIYSIIVLLIDPLFLVSIITSLLAVLIITYKSYKIIEGFTGDVLGANIELCEIISLLTFLVMLSWI